From one Rhizobium lentis genomic stretch:
- a CDS encoding ABC transporter substrate-binding protein, which translates to MRKFLSSAAIAVVMLAGVGAAEAADVKEVQMLHWWTSGGEAAALNVLKEDLSKEGFAWKDVPVAGGGGDAAMTALKAMVAAGTYPTASQMLGYTVLDYAEAGVMGDLTETAKKEGWDKSVPAALQKFSVYDGKWVAAPVNVHSVNWLWINKAVMDKIGGSEPKTFDDLIALLDKAKAAGVIPLALGGQNWQEATMFDSIVLSTGGPEFYKKAFNDLDEEALKSETMKKSFDNLAKIVKYVDPNFSGRDWNLATAMVIKGDALVQVMGDWAKGEFVAAKKTPDTDFLCYRFPGTDGSVIYNSDMFGMFNVPDDRKAAQVALATATLSKSFQSAFNVVKGSVPARTDVPDTDFDACGKKGIADLKAANEGGTLFGSLAQGYGAPPAIANAYKDVVSKFVHGQIKSSDEAVTQLVQAIDDAR; encoded by the coding sequence ATGCGCAAGTTTTTAAGCTCGGCGGCGATTGCTGTCGTGATGCTGGCTGGTGTGGGTGCGGCTGAGGCCGCTGACGTCAAGGAAGTGCAGATGCTGCACTGGTGGACGTCAGGCGGCGAGGCGGCGGCCTTGAATGTGTTGAAGGAGGATCTGTCGAAGGAGGGCTTTGCCTGGAAGGACGTGCCGGTGGCCGGCGGCGGCGGTGATGCGGCGATGACGGCGCTGAAGGCGATGGTGGCGGCCGGTACCTATCCGACGGCCTCGCAGATGCTCGGGTATACGGTGCTCGATTATGCTGAGGCCGGCGTCATGGGCGACCTGACGGAGACGGCCAAGAAGGAAGGCTGGGACAAGTCGGTGCCGGCGGCACTGCAGAAGTTCTCCGTCTATGACGGCAAGTGGGTCGCAGCCCCGGTCAACGTGCATTCGGTCAACTGGCTGTGGATCAACAAGGCTGTCATGGACAAGATCGGCGGCAGTGAGCCGAAGACCTTCGACGACCTGATCGCGCTGCTCGACAAGGCGAAGGCTGCCGGCGTCATCCCGTTGGCGCTCGGCGGCCAGAACTGGCAGGAAGCGACGATGTTCGATTCCATCGTGCTGTCGACCGGCGGGCCGGAATTCTACAAGAAGGCCTTCAACGACCTCGACGAGGAAGCGCTGAAGTCGGAGACGATGAAGAAGTCCTTCGACAACCTCGCCAAGATCGTCAAATATGTCGATCCGAACTTCTCCGGCCGCGACTGGAACCTGGCGACCGCCATGGTCATCAAGGGTGACGCGCTGGTGCAGGTGATGGGCGACTGGGCCAAGGGCGAATTCGTCGCCGCCAAGAAGACGCCGGATACCGACTTCCTGTGCTACCGCTTCCCCGGCACCGACGGCAGCGTCATCTACAACTCCGACATGTTCGGCATGTTCAACGTTCCCGACGACCGCAAGGCGGCCCAGGTGGCGCTGGCGACGGCGACGCTGTCGAAGAGCTTCCAGTCGGCCTTCAACGTCGTCAAGGGTTCGGTTCCGGCCCGCACCGACGTTCCCGACACCGACTTCGACGCCTGCGGCAAGAAGGGCATCGCCGATCTGAAGGCGGCCAATGAGGGCGGCACGCTGTTCGGTTCGCTGGCCCAGGGTTACGGCGCCCCTCCGGCGATCGCCAATGCCTATAAGGACGTCGTCTCGAAGTTCGTCCACGGCCAGATCAAGAGCTCCGACGAGGCCGTGACCCAGCTGGTCCAGGCGATCGACGACGCCCGCTGA
- a CDS encoding LacI family transcriptional regulator, translating to MTEPSRPQRGEHLDATHRRGKPTLRTIATIASLAVTTVSRALSDAPQISLETRQRVHRIAREIGYLPDRAAQRLKTGRTNVIAILLDPHEEVVGFSTSIMYGIAKALKETSYHLVVAPNFLSTTNVEAAEYIIRNHLADGLIFTRTEPLDARVRVLLESGFPFICHGRTEFSTPHPYVDYDNFSFAYEATRRLIAKGRTKVAVILPPKRLTFCQHILHGFMTAVREAGVAYEIPEAVDLDTSAGELRDFICSRAVAPEAPDGFICPGEVSALAVISGMSDVGSTLAIDYDIVAKETSRLLTQLQPEVDTIHEDLTAAGEHLGRMLLQRINNMDAENLHLLLPPQINFPIA from the coding sequence GTGACTGAACCGTCCCGGCCGCAACGCGGCGAACATCTTGACGCCACCCACAGGCGCGGCAAGCCGACCTTGCGAACGATCGCCACGATCGCCAGCCTTGCTGTAACGACCGTGTCAAGGGCGCTCTCCGATGCCCCGCAGATCTCGCTTGAGACCCGCCAGCGTGTGCACCGCATTGCGCGCGAAATCGGCTATCTTCCGGATCGAGCCGCCCAGCGCCTGAAGACCGGCCGCACCAATGTCATCGCCATCCTGCTCGATCCGCACGAGGAGGTGGTCGGCTTCAGCACCTCGATCATGTACGGCATCGCCAAGGCTCTCAAAGAGACTTCCTATCATCTCGTCGTCGCCCCGAACTTCCTGTCGACCACCAATGTCGAGGCCGCCGAATACATTATTCGCAATCACCTCGCCGACGGGCTGATCTTCACCCGCACCGAACCGCTCGATGCCCGCGTCCGCGTGCTGCTCGAATCCGGCTTTCCGTTCATCTGTCACGGCCGCACCGAGTTTTCGACGCCGCACCCCTATGTCGACTACGACAACTTCAGCTTTGCCTATGAAGCCACCCGCCGGCTGATCGCCAAGGGCCGCACAAAGGTGGCGGTGATCCTGCCGCCGAAACGGCTGACCTTCTGCCAGCATATCCTGCACGGCTTCATGACCGCGGTGCGGGAGGCAGGTGTTGCCTATGAGATTCCGGAGGCGGTCGATCTCGACACGTCGGCCGGCGAGCTGCGCGACTTCATCTGCAGCCGCGCCGTTGCCCCCGAAGCTCCCGATGGTTTCATCTGCCCCGGCGAAGTATCGGCGCTCGCGGTCATCAGCGGCATGAGCGATGTCGGCAGCACATTGGCTATCGATTACGATATCGTCGCCAAGGAGACGTCCCGCCTTCTCACCCAGCTGCAGCCGGAGGTCGACACGATCCACGAAGACCTGACGGCCGCCGGCGAGCATCTAGGGCGCATGCTGCTGCAGCGCATCAACAATATGGACGCCGAGAACCTGCATCTCCTGCTGCCGCCACAAATCAACTTTCCGATCGCTTAG
- the queC gene encoding 7-cyano-7-deazaguanine synthase QueC — protein sequence MKTIVVCSGGLDSVSLAHRMAAEEQLIGLVSFDYGQRHRKELEFAAKCAARLAVPHHIIDIAAIGGHLSGSALTDNVEVPDGHYAEETMKATVVPNRNAIMLAIAFGLAAAQKADAVAVAVHGGDHFIYPDCRPGFIEAFQRMQDQALDGYASVKLLAPYVEVSKAAIVTDGAKHETPFAETWSCYKGGRLHCGRCGTCVERREAFHLAGVADPTEYEDRDFWKAAVSQYTAAEVR from the coding sequence ATGAAAACCATCGTCGTCTGCTCCGGCGGACTCGACTCCGTTTCGCTTGCCCACAGAATGGCAGCGGAAGAACAGCTTATCGGCCTTGTTTCCTTCGATTACGGCCAGCGGCATCGCAAGGAACTCGAATTTGCCGCAAAATGTGCCGCACGCCTTGCTGTTCCGCATCACATCATCGACATTGCCGCCATCGGCGGCCACCTCAGCGGATCGGCTCTGACCGACAATGTCGAGGTCCCCGACGGCCATTACGCCGAGGAAACCATGAAGGCCACCGTGGTGCCGAACCGCAATGCCATCATGCTGGCGATCGCCTTCGGCTTGGCGGCTGCGCAAAAGGCGGATGCCGTTGCTGTCGCCGTCCATGGCGGCGATCACTTCATCTATCCGGACTGTCGGCCGGGCTTCATCGAGGCCTTCCAGCGCATGCAGGACCAAGCGCTGGATGGTTATGCCAGCGTCAAACTGCTCGCCCCCTATGTCGAGGTCTCCAAGGCGGCGATTGTCACCGACGGTGCGAAACATGAGACACCCTTCGCAGAGACCTGGTCCTGCTACAAGGGCGGCAGGCTCCACTGCGGACGCTGTGGAACCTGCGTCGAACGCCGCGAGGCATTCCATCTTGCAGGTGTCGCCGATCCGACGGAATATGAAGACCGCGACTTCTGGAAAGCGGCCGTATCGCAATATACAGCCGCGGAGGTGCGTTGA
- the queD gene encoding 6-carboxytetrahydropterin synthase QueD has product MYRITKEFHLSASHQLDHLPIDHQCARLHGHNYVVVVELSAETLNDDGFVRDYHDLSPLKRYIDNTLDHRHLNEVFGHSKVTSEFLAKHFYDWCKQRFPETSSVRVSETPKTWAEYRP; this is encoded by the coding sequence ATGTACCGCATCACCAAGGAGTTTCACCTCTCCGCCTCGCATCAGCTGGATCACCTGCCCATCGACCATCAATGCGCCCGGCTCCACGGCCACAACTATGTCGTCGTTGTCGAACTGTCTGCCGAAACCCTCAATGATGACGGCTTCGTTCGCGACTATCACGACCTCTCGCCGCTCAAGCGCTATATCGACAATACTCTCGATCATCGCCACCTGAACGAGGTGTTCGGCCATTCGAAAGTCACCTCCGAGTTCCTGGCCAAGCACTTCTACGACTGGTGCAAGCAGCGCTTCCCTGAGACCTCGTCTGTCCGCGTCAGCGAGACGCCGAAGACCTGGGCGGAGTACAGGCCGTGA
- the queE gene encoding 7-carboxy-7-deazaguanine synthase QueE, translating into MSTDTIRISEIFGPTIQGEGALIGLPTVFVRTGGCDYRCSWCDSLHAVDSAFRDQWMPMSVEAIWQEVTRLSGNRPLTVSLSGGNPAIQPLGPLIELGHSEGYRFALETQGSVARNWFRDLDVLVLSPKPPSSGMQTDWGEIDDCLRLSAGGPEIALKIVVFDDVDYAFAREVGQRYPDIPLYLQPGNHTPPPPEDDDARIDIDGVMDRMQWLVEKVTADQWFAPRVLPQLHVLLWGNKRGV; encoded by the coding sequence GTGAGCACTGATACCATTCGCATCAGCGAGATCTTCGGCCCGACGATACAGGGCGAAGGCGCATTGATCGGGTTGCCGACCGTGTTCGTCAGGACGGGCGGCTGTGATTACCGCTGCTCCTGGTGCGACAGCCTTCATGCGGTCGACAGCGCCTTCCGGGATCAATGGATGCCGATGTCCGTCGAGGCGATCTGGCAGGAGGTCACAAGACTTTCCGGAAACAGGCCACTGACGGTTTCCCTTTCTGGGGGCAATCCCGCTATCCAGCCCCTGGGGCCGCTGATCGAACTCGGTCATTCCGAGGGGTATCGCTTCGCGCTGGAAACCCAGGGAAGTGTGGCGCGGAACTGGTTTCGCGATCTCGATGTCCTCGTGTTGAGCCCCAAGCCGCCGTCGAGCGGGATGCAAACCGATTGGGGTGAGATCGATGACTGTCTTCGGCTTTCAGCCGGCGGGCCGGAGATCGCACTGAAGATCGTGGTTTTCGACGATGTTGATTATGCATTTGCGCGCGAGGTGGGCCAGCGCTACCCTGATATTCCCCTGTACCTTCAGCCGGGCAACCATACACCGCCGCCGCCCGAAGACGACGACGCGCGCATCGATATCGACGGCGTGATGGATCGCATGCAATGGCTCGTCGAGAAGGTGACGGCCGACCAATGGTTTGCGCCGCGCGTCCTGCCGCAGCTGCACGTGCTGCTTTGGGGAAACAAACGAGGCGTCTAA
- a CDS encoding adenylate/guanylate cyclase domain-containing protein, with protein sequence MSSFLNKTGAVVETNDGAWPIRRRRILDWLVNETRGERFIDNILVAMCEKLLAAGVPVARATLHFRTNHPQWIGARILWKEGMTEAKINTFAYGVETTPEFLKSPVNAIHQGAEEVRRRLEGTADADEDPFFQELRDEGLTEYIAWPIEHTFGKRHVATFSTSRPGGFTSEHTDFLRDLLPALTLVSEIRLKNIMARTLLQTYVGPHASEHILSGVTTRGSGATVGAAIMICDLRDFTAISDLWPRDDVIHLLNDYFDAMSDPIERHGGEILKFMGDGLLAIFPLAKETACLDLLQAIREGQASMAELNEEHLRTGREPLRYGVGVHVGDVMYGNIGSRRRLDFTVIGPAVNVASRLESLTKEVKRPVLLSRAFVEMAGCAKDMDSLGTFPLRGLGEPVDVFAFPER encoded by the coding sequence ATGTCCTCTTTTTTGAACAAGACCGGGGCTGTGGTTGAAACGAACGACGGCGCCTGGCCGATCCGCCGGAGGCGGATCCTCGACTGGCTGGTGAACGAGACGCGCGGCGAGCGCTTCATCGACAACATCCTGGTGGCAATGTGCGAGAAGCTGTTGGCCGCAGGGGTACCGGTGGCGCGCGCGACGCTGCATTTCAGGACGAATCATCCGCAATGGATCGGCGCCCGCATCCTCTGGAAGGAGGGCATGACGGAAGCGAAAATCAACACATTCGCCTATGGTGTCGAAACCACGCCGGAGTTCCTGAAGAGTCCGGTCAACGCGATCCACCAGGGGGCGGAGGAGGTGCGCCGGCGACTGGAAGGCACTGCCGACGCCGACGAGGATCCTTTCTTTCAGGAGCTGCGAGACGAGGGTCTTACGGAGTACATTGCCTGGCCGATCGAGCATACTTTCGGCAAGCGCCACGTCGCGACATTTTCCACATCCCGTCCGGGTGGCTTTACGAGCGAGCATACCGATTTCCTGCGCGATCTCCTGCCGGCGCTGACCCTCGTCAGCGAGATCAGGCTGAAGAACATCATGGCACGGACGCTGCTGCAGACCTATGTCGGACCGCATGCGAGCGAGCATATCCTTTCGGGTGTCACGACGCGCGGCAGCGGCGCGACCGTCGGCGCGGCCATCATGATCTGCGATCTGCGCGATTTCACGGCGATCTCGGATCTCTGGCCGCGCGACGATGTCATCCATCTGCTGAACGACTATTTCGACGCCATGTCGGACCCGATCGAACGGCATGGCGGGGAAATCCTGAAGTTCATGGGAGACGGCCTGCTGGCGATCTTCCCATTGGCCAAGGAGACGGCCTGCCTCGATCTGCTGCAGGCGATCCGCGAAGGGCAGGCGTCAATGGCCGAGTTGAACGAAGAGCATCTGCGCACGGGGCGCGAGCCGCTGCGCTACGGCGTCGGTGTGCATGTCGGCGATGTCATGTACGGCAATATCGGCTCGCGCCGGCGGCTTGATTTCACCGTCATCGGCCCGGCGGTCAATGTCGCGTCGCGGCTGGAAAGCCTGACCAAGGAGGTCAAACGTCCGGTGCTCCTGTCGCGGGCCTTCGTGGAAATGGCGGGCTGCGCGAAAGACATGGACAGCCTCGGCACCTTCCCGCTGCGTGGGCTCGGAGAGCCTGTCGACGTCTTCGCTTTTCCGGAACGGTAG
- the nrdF gene encoding class 1b ribonucleoside-diphosphate reductase subunit beta, translating to MNIAVKPTSRVRAINWNRIEDDRDLEVWNRLTGNFWLPEKVPLSNDIPSWATLTPAEQQLTIRVFTGLTLLDTIQNGIGSVRLMEDAVTSHEEAVLSNISFMEAVHARSYSSIFSTLCSTPDVDDAYRWSEENEFLQRKSALIMEQYASGNPLKKKVASVFLESFLFYSGFYLPMYWSSRAKLTNTADMIRLIIRDEAVHGYYIGYKFQRGLELLSEQRRREIKDFAFDLLLELYDNEARYTEALYDGVGLSEDVKKFLHYNANKALMNLGYEALFPAEACKVNPAILSALSPNADENHDFFSGSGSSYVIGKAVATEDEDWDF from the coding sequence ATGAACATCGCCGTAAAACCAACCAGCCGCGTGCGCGCCATCAACTGGAACCGCATTGAGGACGATAGGGATCTCGAAGTCTGGAACAGGCTCACCGGCAATTTCTGGCTGCCGGAAAAGGTGCCATTGTCAAACGACATTCCCTCCTGGGCGACACTGACGCCGGCGGAACAGCAACTCACCATCCGCGTCTTCACGGGTCTGACGCTTCTCGACACAATCCAGAACGGCATCGGCTCCGTCAGGCTGATGGAGGATGCGGTAACCTCGCATGAGGAGGCGGTGCTTTCCAATATCTCCTTCATGGAGGCCGTGCATGCCCGCTCATATTCCTCGATCTTCTCAACGTTATGCTCCACGCCTGACGTCGACGACGCCTATCGCTGGTCGGAGGAGAATGAGTTCCTGCAGCGCAAGTCGGCGCTGATCATGGAGCAATATGCGTCCGGCAACCCTTTGAAGAAGAAGGTCGCCAGCGTCTTCCTCGAGAGTTTTCTGTTCTATTCCGGCTTCTATCTGCCGATGTACTGGTCAAGCCGCGCCAAGCTCACCAATACGGCCGATATGATCCGGCTGATCATCCGGGACGAGGCGGTGCATGGCTACTATATCGGCTATAAGTTCCAGCGCGGGCTGGAGTTGCTGTCCGAGCAACGCCGGCGGGAAATCAAGGATTTCGCCTTCGATCTGCTGCTCGAACTCTACGACAACGAGGCCCGGTATACCGAAGCGCTCTATGACGGCGTCGGCTTGAGCGAGGATGTGAAGAAGTTTTTACATTACAACGCCAACAAGGCGCTGATGAATCTCGGCTACGAGGCGCTTTTCCCGGCTGAAGCCTGCAAGGTCAATCCGGCGATCCTGTCGGCGCTGTCACCGAATGCCGACGAGAACCACGACTTCTTCTCCGGCTCCGGCTCCTCCTATGTCATCGGCAAGGCTGTCGCAACCGAGGATGAAGACTGGGATTTCTGA
- the nrdE gene encoding class 1b ribonucleoside-diphosphate reductase subunit alpha: MDTGTNLTRDAGAKPLKAGETLDYHALNAMLNLYDDEGKIQLDKDRMAARQYFLQHVNQNTVFFHNLREKLDYLVTEGYYEEEVLDQYSFNFVRDLFDQAYARKFRFPTFLGAFKYYTSYTLKTFDGKRYLERYEDRICMVALTLARGDEALARDMVDEIISGRFQPATPTFLNAGKKQRGELVSCFLLRVEDNMESIGRSINSALQLSKRGGGVALSLTNIREAGAPIKQIENQSSGIIPVMKLLEDSFSYANQLGARQGAGAVYLNAHHPDIMRFLDTKRENADEKIRIKTLSLGVVVPDITFELARNNEDMYLFSPYDVERVYGVAFTEISVTEKYREMVADARIAKKKIKAREFFQVIAEIQFESGYPYLMFEDTVNRANPVAGRISMSNLCSEILQVSEASEFNDDLSYKHLGKDISCNLGSLNIAAAMDSADFGKTIETAIRALTAVSDMSHISSVPSIEKGNDESHAIGLGQMNLHGYLARERIFYGSDEGVDFTNIYFYTVTYHAIRASNLLAVERGASFKGFENSKYASGEYFDRYTEQEWKPATEKVQALFDDAGVHIPTQEDWATLKKAVMASGLYNQNLQAVPPTGSISYINHSTSSIHPIVSKIEIRKEGKIGRVYYPAPFMTNDNLDYYQDAYEIGPEKIIDTYAAATQHVDQGLSLTLFFRDTATTRDINKAQIYAWKRGIKTIYYIRLRQMALSGTEVQGCVSCTL; the protein is encoded by the coding sequence TTGGACACGGGAACCAATTTGACGCGGGATGCGGGCGCAAAGCCGCTGAAGGCAGGGGAAACGCTCGATTATCACGCGCTGAACGCGATGCTGAACCTCTATGACGACGAGGGCAAGATCCAGCTCGACAAGGACCGCATGGCGGCCAGGCAATATTTCCTGCAGCATGTGAACCAGAATACGGTGTTCTTCCATAATCTCCGGGAGAAGCTCGATTATCTGGTCACCGAAGGCTATTACGAGGAGGAGGTGCTCGACCAGTATTCCTTCAATTTCGTCCGCGACCTGTTCGACCAGGCCTATGCCAGGAAATTCCGCTTCCCGACTTTCCTCGGCGCCTTCAAATATTACACCAGCTACACGCTGAAGACCTTCGACGGAAAACGCTATCTCGAGCGCTACGAGGACCGCATCTGCATGGTGGCGCTGACCTTGGCAAGGGGCGACGAGGCTCTCGCCCGCGACATGGTCGACGAGATCATTTCCGGCCGCTTCCAGCCGGCGACGCCGACCTTTCTCAATGCCGGCAAGAAGCAGCGCGGCGAACTTGTTTCCTGCTTCCTGCTGCGCGTCGAGGACAATATGGAATCGATCGGTCGCTCCATCAATTCGGCGCTGCAGCTCTCGAAGCGCGGCGGCGGCGTGGCGCTGTCGCTGACGAACATCCGCGAGGCCGGCGCGCCGATCAAGCAGATCGAAAACCAGTCCTCGGGCATCATCCCGGTCATGAAGCTGCTCGAAGACAGCTTCTCCTATGCGAACCAGCTCGGTGCGCGTCAGGGGGCCGGTGCGGTCTATCTCAACGCCCATCACCCCGACATCATGCGCTTCCTCGACACCAAGCGGGAAAACGCCGACGAGAAGATCCGCATCAAGACACTGTCACTCGGCGTTGTCGTGCCCGACATCACCTTCGAGCTCGCTAGGAATAATGAGGATATGTACCTCTTCTCGCCCTACGACGTGGAGCGAGTCTATGGCGTGGCCTTCACCGAGATTTCGGTGACGGAAAAGTACCGCGAGATGGTGGCGGACGCTCGCATCGCGAAGAAGAAGATCAAGGCGCGCGAGTTCTTCCAGGTGATCGCCGAAATCCAGTTCGAGAGCGGTTATCCCTACCTCATGTTCGAGGATACGGTGAACCGGGCTAACCCGGTGGCCGGGCGCATCTCCATGAGCAATCTCTGCTCGGAAATCCTGCAGGTGAGCGAGGCGAGCGAATTCAACGACGATCTCTCCTACAAACATCTCGGCAAGGACATTTCCTGCAATCTGGGCTCGCTGAACATCGCGGCAGCGATGGATTCAGCTGATTTCGGCAAGACGATCGAGACGGCGATCCGGGCGCTGACGGCGGTATCCGACATGAGCCACATCTCTTCGGTGCCTTCGATCGAGAAGGGCAATGATGAGAGCCATGCGATCGGCCTCGGACAGATGAACCTGCACGGCTATCTCGCCCGCGAACGCATCTTTTACGGCTCCGACGAAGGCGTCGATTTCACCAATATCTATTTCTACACGGTGACTTATCACGCGATCCGCGCTTCGAACCTCTTGGCGGTCGAACGCGGGGCCAGCTTCAAGGGCTTCGAAAATTCGAAATATGCCTCGGGCGAATATTTCGACAGATATACCGAGCAGGAATGGAAGCCGGCGACCGAAAAGGTGCAAGCGCTGTTCGATGATGCCGGCGTTCATATCCCAACGCAGGAAGACTGGGCGACGTTGAAGAAGGCGGTGATGGCGTCCGGCCTCTATAATCAGAACCTGCAAGCGGTGCCGCCGACCGGATCGATCTCCTATATCAACCACTCGACCTCCTCGATCCATCCGATCGTCTCGAAGATCGAGATCCGCAAGGAAGGCAAGATCGGCCGCGTCTATTATCCGGCGCCGTTCATGACCAACGACAATCTCGACTATTATCAGGACGCCTACGAGATCGGCCCAGAGAAGATCATCGATACCTATGCGGCGGCGACCCAGCATGTCGATCAGGGCCTGTCGTTGACGTTGTTCTTCCGTGACACGGCGACGACACGCGATATTAATAAGGCGCAGATTTACGCCTGGAAGAGGGGCATCAAGACCATCTACTACATCCGCCTCCGCCAGATGGCGCTGTCCGGCACCGAGGTGCAGGGCTGCGTTTCCTGTACCTTGTAA
- the nrdI gene encoding class Ib ribonucleoside-diphosphate reductase assembly flavoprotein NrdI, producing the protein MGLIVYYSSRSENTHRFVAKLGLRAARIPLGAEAIHIREPYVLISPTYCGDGGPGIVKGAVPKQVIRFLNDAENRSNIRGVIAAGNSNFGETYGLAGDVISKKCQVPYLYRFELLGTAEDVANVKDGMGRFWTREPI; encoded by the coding sequence ATGGGGCTGATCGTCTATTATTCCAGCCGATCCGAGAACACCCATCGATTCGTCGCCAAGCTCGGACTGCGCGCGGCGCGCATTCCCCTTGGCGCTGAAGCCATCCACATTCGCGAACCCTATGTGCTGATTTCGCCCACCTATTGCGGCGACGGCGGCCCAGGGATCGTAAAGGGGGCCGTGCCCAAGCAGGTGATCCGTTTCCTCAACGATGCGGAAAACCGCTCCAACATCCGCGGCGTGATCGCCGCGGGCAACAGTAATTTCGGCGAGACCTACGGGCTTGCCGGCGATGTCATCTCGAAGAAGTGCCAAGTGCCGTATCTTTACAGGTTCGAGCTTCTGGGAACCGCCGAGGATGTCGCCAATGTCAAAGACGGGATGGGACGATTTTGGACACGGGAACCAATTTGA
- the nrdH gene encoding glutaredoxin-like protein NrdH, producing the protein MSVTVYSKPACVQCTATYRALDRLGVDYEIVDISEDAEALDRVRGMGYMQVPVVVAGENHWAGFRPDMISSLS; encoded by the coding sequence ATGAGCGTTACCGTTTACAGCAAGCCGGCCTGCGTTCAATGCACCGCCACCTATCGCGCCCTGGATCGCCTGGGCGTGGACTATGAGATCGTCGATATTTCCGAGGATGCCGAAGCGCTCGATCGCGTGCGCGGCATGGGCTACATGCAGGTGCCGGTCGTCGTTGCCGGGGAGAACCACTGGGCGGGCTTCCGTCCCGACATGATCAGCTCGCTCTCCTGA